In Salvelinus alpinus chromosome 20, SLU_Salpinus.1, whole genome shotgun sequence, a genomic segment contains:
- the LOC139546628 gene encoding zinc finger protein 148-like, with translation MNIDDKLEGMLLKCSGVVDERVGIGGGGLVVMTLGERGLAHHPLLADDDEEDDDLTGVSIVSHDLIATDELMVHEETVKNDRVEGMMQRLSHKLPCTLHMPVSIKQELKLSSDPLMLGKKERKQPMDLTTECHKKKRKQRSPAKILTINEDGSLGLQSPKCHVCGHCNAAFRTNYHLQRHVFIHTGEKPFQCSQCDMRFIQKYLLQRHEKIHTGEKPFRCEECGMRFIQKYHMERHRRTHSGEKPYQCDYCHQYFSRTDRVLKHRRMCRERKAQKTAAAGKDGGLLSDTESLSFSFPAKECSLPKKKRLKTSDKSQCALSAAATENVATVASLSDMDREVEQRPSKIECLPLYVVTSKVVKDEYVMADYSVALPDSSSGRQLGLGGENLSSEEIHPPKLVLKKVPKRSLKQPTEPEPPESLSPLSSFEDCKVTRYTFEIVDKQGLLDVDVANSDLEPVDALPGGQTKPASSSTHYDDAVQFLKKKRYLQQVAMANNDNRDYAVNVSSIASQPSATQVAVAGVIDETVPATILEPQPLSVELKSNHDKNVLPDEVLQTLLDHYSNKANVQPDISFSVADTEVTSSISINSSDVSEGSPVESLGGNSQAPSAEKSSLLHEYSKFLQQALERTSQNDSYLSSQSLTFVTESPSLSNQPLFSTEKQYPSPSRFTTGTGRSGMNSPLRSTLEKPHFGLLVGDSQHSFSFSGDETTTSAVSPTEDFLEGVASSKKTDAQGLHQTYQISTFDQNFPSQFQTSRSGIISQFTIANGQVSLRSHGTDFSEFPIETRSQLNSSPDATSSQTFG, from the exons ATGAACATTGATGACAAGCTGGAGGGGATGCTGCTAAAGTGTAGTGGGGTAGTGGATGAGAGGGtgggaataggtggagggggtcTGGTCGTCATGACCCTGGGCGAGAGGGGGTTAGCCCACCACCCCCTGTTAgctgatgatgatgaagaggatgATGACCTGACAGGGGTTTCAATAGTGTCTCATGACCTGATTGCAACTGATGAACTGATGGTACATGAGGAGACTGTGAAGAATGACCGGGTAGAGGGAATGATGCAGAGACTCTCACACAAGCTGCCATGCACGCTCCACATGCCT GTGAGCATCAAACAAGAGTTGAAGCTGTCTTCGGATCCACTGATgctgggaaagaaagagagaaaacagcCCATGGACCTCACAACAGAGTGTCACAAGAAGAAGAGAAAACAGCGCTCTCCTGCCAAG ATTCTCACCATCAATGAGGATGGATCATTGGGTCTCCAGAGTCCAAAGTGTCATGTATGTGGGCACTGCAATGCAGCCTTTCGAACAAACTACCATCTACAAAGACACGTCTTCATCCACACTG GTGAGAAGCCATTTCAGTGCAGCCAGTGTGATATGCGCTTCATACAGAAATACCTTCTCCAGAGACATGAGAAGATACACACTG GTGAGAAGCCCTTCCGCTGTGAGGAGTGTGGCATGAGGTTCATTCAGAAATACCACATGGAGAGGCACAGAAGGACCCACAGTGGAGAGAAGCCCTATCAATGTGACTACTGCCACCAG TACTTTTCCAGAACAGACCGGGTTCTAAAGCACAGGCGTATGTGCCGTGagaggaaagcccaaaagacAGCAGCAGCGGGGAAAGATGGAGGACTCCTGAGCGACACAGAATCTCTGAGCTTCTCCTTCCCTGCCAAGGAGTGCTCACTGCCCAAGAAGAAACGCCTGAAGACCTCAGACAAGTCTCAATGTGCTCTCTCAGCTGCTGCCACTGAAAACGTTGCCACAGTCGCTTCTCTTAGCGACATGGATAGGGAGGTGGAGCAAAGACCGAGCAAAATTGAATGTCTACCTCTCTATGTGGTTACCTCCAAGGTGGTCAAAGACGAGTATGTGATGGCAGATTATTCTGTGGCACTTCCTGACTCATCTAGTGGGCGGCAGTTGGGGCTGGGTGGGGAGAATCTCTCCTCTGAGGAGATTCATCCTCCCAAGCTGGTCCTCAAGAAGGTCCCCAAGAGGAGTCTGAAGCAACCAACTGAACCTGAACCACCTGAGAGTTTGTCCCCTTTGTCCTCTTTCGAAGACTGCAAAGTCACCAGATACACGTTTGAGATTGTTGACAAACAAGGTCTTCTGGACGTGGATGTGGCCAACtctgacctggagccagtagaCGCTCTACCAGGAGGGCAGACGAAACCAGCATCCAGCAGCACACACTACGACGATGCCGTGCAGTTCCTGAAAAAGAAGAGGTATCTCCAGCAGGTCGCTATGGCCAACAACGACAACCGAGATTACGCTGTTAATGTAAGCAGCATCGCGTCCCAGCCTTCCGCTACACAAGTCGCAGTGGCCGGCGTCATAGACGAAACCGTTCCCGCCACCATCTTGGAACCCCAGCCGTTGAGCGTCGAGCTCAAGTCCAATCACGACAAGAACGTGCTCCCGGATGAGGTTCTCCAGACTCTCCTGGACCACTACTCAAACAAGGCCAACGTGCAGCCAGATATCTCCTTCAGTGTGGCCGACACTGAGGTGACATCCAGCATCTCCATCAACTCCTCCGATGTGTCTGAGGGCAGCCCGGTAGAAAGCTTGGGAGGTAACTCTCAAGCCCCATCAGCAGAGAAATCTAGCCTCCTGCACGAGTACTCCAAGTTCCTCCAGCAAGCACTGGAGAGGACCAGCCAGAACGATAGCTacctgagcagccagagtcttacCTTTGTCACCGAGAGCCCCAGCCTTTCCAACCAGCCTCTGTTCTCCACAGAGAAGCAGTACCCTTCCCCCAGCAGGTTTACCACTGGTACTGGTAGGTCAGGGATGAACTCTCCACTAAGGTCTACCTTGGAGAAACCCCATTTTGGACTCCTTGTAGGGGACTCCCAGCACTCTTTCTCATTTTCGGGGGATGAAACCACTACCTCGGCCGTGTCGCCAACCGAAGATTTTCTGGAGGGAGTTGCGTCCTCGAAAAAGACTGATGCTCAAGGGTTGCATCAGACTTATCAAATCAGCACCTTCGATCAGAACTTCCCGTCGCAGTTCCAGACCTCACGTTCTGGAATCATCTCCCAATTTACTATTGCCAATGGACAAGTCAGTCTGCGAAGTCACGGAACAGACTTCTCTGAATTCCCCATTGAGACAAGGTCTCAATTGAACTCTTCCCCTGATGCTACAAGCAGTCAAACGTTTGGTTGA